From Yersinia hibernica, a single genomic window includes:
- the rpsB gene encoding 30S ribosomal protein S2 codes for MATVSMRDMLQAGVHFGHQTRYWNPKMKPFIFGARNKVHIINLEKTVPLFNEALAELKKISSRKGKILFVGTKRAASEAVKEAANNCDQFFVNHRWLGGMLTNWKTVRQSIKRLKDLEIQSQDGTFDKLTKKEALMRTRELSKLENSLGGIKDMGGLPDALFVVDADHEHIAIKEANNLGIPVFSIVDTNSDPDGVDFIIPGNDDAIRAVKLYLSAVATAVNEGRSQDLAVQAEESFVEAE; via the coding sequence ATGGCAACTGTTTCCATGCGCGACATGCTCCAGGCCGGTGTTCACTTCGGTCACCAGACCCGTTACTGGAACCCGAAAATGAAGCCTTTCATCTTCGGCGCACGTAACAAAGTTCACATCATCAACCTGGAAAAGACCGTACCACTGTTCAATGAAGCTCTGGCTGAATTGAAAAAGATCTCTTCCCGTAAAGGTAAGATCTTGTTCGTTGGTACTAAACGCGCAGCAAGCGAAGCGGTAAAAGAAGCTGCCAACAACTGCGACCAGTTCTTCGTGAACCATCGCTGGTTGGGCGGGATGCTGACTAACTGGAAAACTGTTCGTCAGTCCATCAAACGTTTGAAAGATTTGGAAATCCAGTCTCAAGACGGCACCTTTGATAAGCTGACCAAAAAAGAAGCGCTGATGCGTACTCGTGAACTGAGCAAGCTGGAAAACAGCCTGGGCGGTATCAAAGACATGGGCGGCTTACCAGACGCACTGTTTGTTGTTGATGCTGATCACGAACACATCGCTATCAAAGAAGCTAACAACCTGGGTATCCCGGTATTCTCTATCGTTGATACTAACTCCGATCCAGATGGCGTTGACTTCATCATCCCAGGTAACGACGACGCAATCCGTGCAGTTAAACTGTACCTGAGCGCTGTAGCTACTGCCGTCAATGAAGGTCGTTCTCAAGACTTGGCCGTTCAAGCGGAAGAAAGCTTCGTAGAAGCTGAATAA
- the pyrH gene encoding UMP kinase — protein sequence MATNAKPVYQRILLKLSGEALQGAEGFGIDASVLDRMAQEVKELVELGIQVGVVIGGGNLFRGAGLAQAGMNRVVGDHMGMLATVMNGLAMRDALHRAYVNARLMSAIPLNGVCDNYSWAEAISLLRHNRVVIFAAGTGNPFFTTDSAACLRGIEIEADVVLKATKVDGVYSADPVKNPDATLYEQLTYQDVLERELKVMDLAAFTLARDHNLPIRVFNMNKPGALRRVVMGENEGTLITKEVTAISK from the coding sequence ATGGCAACCAATGCAAAACCCGTATATCAGCGTATCCTGCTTAAGCTTAGTGGCGAAGCCCTGCAAGGCGCAGAAGGTTTTGGTATCGACGCAAGCGTTTTGGATCGCATGGCTCAAGAAGTTAAAGAGCTGGTCGAATTGGGCATTCAGGTCGGTGTGGTCATTGGCGGTGGTAACTTATTCCGCGGTGCCGGTTTGGCACAGGCTGGGATGAACCGCGTAGTGGGCGACCACATGGGGATGCTGGCTACCGTAATGAACGGCCTGGCAATGCGAGATGCACTGCACCGTGCCTATGTGAACGCCCGCCTGATGTCTGCTATCCCACTTAATGGTGTGTGTGATAATTACAGCTGGGCCGAGGCAATCAGCCTGCTACGTCACAACCGTGTGGTGATTTTTGCTGCAGGTACAGGTAATCCATTCTTCACCACGGATTCTGCGGCTTGTCTGCGCGGCATCGAAATTGAAGCTGATGTTGTGTTGAAAGCAACTAAAGTCGATGGGGTTTACTCCGCAGATCCGGTGAAAAATCCTGACGCGACACTGTACGAACAGTTAACCTATCAGGACGTTTTAGAACGTGAGCTGAAAGTTATGGATCTGGCAGCCTTTACTCTGGCACGTGACCATAACCTGCCAATTCGTGTCTTCAACATGAACAAACCTGGCGCTCTGCGCCGCGTGGTGATGGGTGAGAATGAAGGGACGTTGATCACTAAAGAAGTGACTGCTATCTCTAAATAA
- the frr gene encoding ribosome recycling factor has product MINEIRKDTEVRMEKCVEAFQNHISKIRTGRASPSILDGIQVEYYGTPTPLRQLANVVVEDSRTLALTVFDRSLSAAVEKAIMSSDLGLNPSSAGTVIRVPLPPLTEERRKDLIKVVRAEAEQGRVSIRNVRRDANDKVKALLKDKEISEDEDRRSQDDVQKLTDAFIKKVDAALAAKEAELMDF; this is encoded by the coding sequence GTGATTAACGAAATTAGAAAAGATACCGAAGTACGCATGGAAAAATGCGTCGAAGCCTTCCAAAACCATATTAGTAAGATTCGTACTGGCCGTGCTTCCCCTAGTATCCTTGATGGCATCCAGGTTGAGTACTACGGTACGCCAACACCATTGCGTCAGTTGGCTAACGTTGTTGTTGAAGACTCCCGTACTTTAGCACTGACCGTTTTTGACCGTAGCCTCAGTGCCGCAGTTGAGAAAGCGATTATGTCTTCAGATTTGGGTCTGAATCCTTCTTCTGCCGGCACTGTGATTCGTGTTCCATTGCCGCCACTGACTGAAGAACGTCGTAAAGACTTAATCAAGGTTGTTCGCGCTGAAGCAGAGCAAGGCCGTGTTTCTATTCGTAACGTGCGTCGTGATGCTAATGATAAAGTGAAAGCGTTATTGAAAGATAAAGAAATCAGCGAAGACGAGGATCGCCGCTCTCAGGATGATGTGCAAAAATTGACCGATGCATTCATCAAGAAAGTTGATGCAGCCTTGGCTGCCAAAGAAGCCGAGTTGATGGATTTCTAA
- the tsf gene encoding translation elongation factor Ts: MVAITAALVKELRERTAAGMMECKKALVEANGDIELAIDNMRKSGQAKAAKKAGRIAAEGIILAKVSADGKFGVILELNCETDFVAKDAGFKAFGEEVINAALADKIADIEVLKAKFEEQRANLVAKIGENINIRRVAVLEGDVLGTYLHGARIGVMVAATGADEELVKHIAMHIAASKPEYVKPEDVPAEVVAREHQIQLDIAIESGKPREIAEKMVEGRMRKFTGEVSLTGQNFVMDPSKTVGDLLKENKADVVNFIRFEVGEGIEKVETDFAAEVAAMSKQS, translated from the coding sequence ATGGTTGCTATTACCGCTGCTTTGGTAAAAGAACTGCGTGAGCGTACTGCTGCAGGCATGATGGAATGTAAGAAGGCGTTGGTTGAGGCTAACGGCGACATTGAGCTTGCCATCGACAATATGCGTAAATCTGGTCAGGCTAAAGCTGCCAAGAAAGCAGGCCGTATTGCTGCTGAAGGTATCATCCTGGCTAAAGTTTCAGCCGACGGCAAATTCGGTGTGATTCTGGAACTGAACTGTGAAACTGACTTCGTTGCTAAAGATGCTGGCTTCAAAGCATTCGGCGAAGAAGTTATCAACGCAGCTCTGGCTGACAAAATCGCTGATATCGAGGTTCTGAAAGCTAAGTTCGAAGAACAACGCGCAAACCTGGTGGCTAAAATCGGCGAAAACATCAACATTCGTCGTGTTGCTGTTCTGGAAGGCGATGTTCTGGGTACTTATCTGCACGGCGCACGTATCGGTGTTATGGTTGCAGCAACTGGCGCTGATGAAGAGCTGGTTAAGCACATCGCTATGCACATCGCTGCCAGCAAACCTGAATATGTTAAGCCAGAAGATGTTCCTGCTGAAGTTGTTGCTCGCGAGCACCAAATCCAGTTGGACATTGCTATCGAATCCGGCAAACCACGTGAAATTGCTGAGAAGATGGTTGAAGGCCGCATGCGTAAGTTCACCGGCGAAGTTTCTCTGACTGGTCAGAACTTCGTTATGGACCCAAGCAAAACTGTTGGTGATTTGTTGAAAGAGAACAAAGCTGACGTTGTAAACTTCATCCGCTTCGAAGTGGGCGAAGGCATTGAGAAAGTTGAGACTGACTTTGCTGCTGAAGTTGCAGCAATGAGCAAACAGTCTTAA